The following are encoded in a window of Rosa chinensis cultivar Old Blush chromosome 4, RchiOBHm-V2, whole genome shotgun sequence genomic DNA:
- the LOC112198967 gene encoding stress response protein NST1-like, which translates to MDKRKTKNESTNKKEETDEEEDTKDDEEEKVPGKRRRCVKEGYVQYRCTMLAFLKTIAENKNNLTEGTLELLQKTPFATLIDAFHGGVPGSGLSVPKTKEGAYRFEFVTKYFDKKQRINMAAAEEALKKALAETPETGEEKTKWDRNVAVPTGQVTEQVIDYVTAHKIFDKVKEDAEEEDSESNTDTESKEKKNDGQEENVENRTSGNMVKETAWNDKQKKELETNLQKKEEKLRDVEIEKRAWKKK; encoded by the exons atggataaAAGGAAGACAAAAAATGAGAGTACAAATAAGAAGGAAGAAACTGACGAGGAAGAAGATACaaaggatgatgaagaggaaaaAGTCCCAGGGAAAAGGAGAAGATGTGTAAAAGAGGGTTATGTGCAGTATCGCTGCACAATGCTTGCATTTCTGAAAACAAttgcagaaaacaaaaataacctgACTGAAGGGACTTTAGAGCTGCTGCAGAAAACTCCCTTTGCAACGCTGATAGATGCATTCCATGGCG GAGTGCCGGGATCCGGGTTATCAGTACCAAAGACCAAAGAAGGGGCATACAGATTTGAGTTCGTGACTAAATACTTTGACAAAAAGCAGAGGATCAACATGGCGGCTGCAGAGGAAGCTTTGAAGAAGGCATTGGCAGAAACTCCAGAAACAGGGGAAGAAAAAACGAAATGGGACAGAAATGTTGCC GTTccaactggtcaggtcactgagcAAGTCATTGACTATGTCACTGCTCAT AAAATCTTTGATAAAGTTAAAGAAGATGCAGAGGAAGAAGATTCTGAGTCTAATACAGACacagaaagtaaagaaaaaaagaatgatgGGCAAGAAGAAAATGTTGAAAATAGAACCAGTGGAAACATGGTGAAGGAGACTGCATGGAATgataaacagaagaaagaattaGAGACAAATCttcagaaaaaggaagaaaagctAAGAGATGTGGAAATAGAGAAAAGGGCTTGGAAGAAAAAATAA
- the LOC112200801 gene encoding uncharacterized protein LOC112200801 isoform X1 — protein MKVGKFLSSSDFWLLVKNGIYVLNYLIDWISFLSMHIHYRRKGFLTMLEFGFLLTLDSKQIMAGSSNTEAHTGWTMLNILHVCTSTLWWVTKNPNQLRGIQVMNGVVALVVVVICLEVRAVFHSFGEYIQVPPHLNYLLVTTTMLGGAAGAGAYALGMISDAFSCLAFTALAIVVSAAGAIIVGFPVLFLPLPSVAGFYLARFFTKKSVPSYFAFVVLGSLMVTWFEMHNFWDLNIWMAGMSLKSFCKLVILNVVLALTIPGLALLPSKLHFLIEIGLVTQALLLCHIENRFFNYSGIYYYGFEDDVMYPSYMVLVTTFVGLALVRRLSADHRIGAKVVWILTCHYSAKMGMLVISSKLVVWMLAVLLLAVTPPLLLYKDKSRTASKMQTWQGYTHTGVVSLSVWFCRETIFEALQRWNGRAPSDGLLLGFCIVLMGLACVPIVALHFSHVLLSIFSMDT, from the exons ATGAAAGTTggaaaatttctttcttctagTGACTTTTGGTTGCTTGTAAAGAATGGTATATATGTGTTGAACTACTTGATTGACTGGATTTCATTTTTGAGTATGCATATCCATTATAGAAGAAAAGGGTTCCTCACTATGCTTGAATTTGGGTTTCTTTTGACACTGGATAGTAAGCAAATAATGGCTGGTAGTTCCAATACTGAAGCACATACTGGGTGGACCATGTTGAACATTCTACATGTGTGTACATCTACCCTCTGGTGGGTCACTAAGAATCCGAACCAGCTACGAGGAATTCAAGTCATGAATGGCGTCGTTGCTTTGGTGGTTGTTGTAATATGTTTGGAGGTTAGAGCTGTTTTCCATTCATTTGGGGAATACATTCAGGTGCCTCCGCATTTGAATTACCTTTTGGTGACAACAACAATGCTTGGAGGTGCAGCTGGAGCTGGTGCCTATGCGCTGGGTATGATATCTGATGCCTTCAGCTGCCTGGCTTTCACTGCTTTGGCTATTGTAGTTAGTGCTGCTGGAGCTATCATTGTAGGATTTCCTGTTTTG TTCCTTCCACTGCCTTCAGTTGCTGGCTTCTATTTGGCTCGCTTTTTTACAAAGAAGAGTGTTCCATCCTACTTTGCTTTTGTTGTGCTTGGGAGCCTGATGGTTACATGGTTTGAAATGCACAATTTCTGGGATCTAAATATTTGGATGGCAGGCATGTCCCTGAAATCCTTCTGCAAACTTGTTATTTTGAATGTTGTCTTGGCCTTGACTATTCCTGGTCTAGCTCTACTTCCTTCGAAGCTCCACTTTTTGATAGAGATTGGTTTAGTCACTCAAGCATTGCTCTTATGTCACATTGAGAACCGATTTTTTAATTACTCTGGGATATATTATTATGGATTTGAGGATGATGTAATGTATCCAAGCTACATGGTTCTCGTGACAACATTTGTGGGTTTAGCTTTGGTGAGAAGACTATCTGCGGATCATCGAATTGGTGCGAAGGTAGTTTGGATTTTGACATGTCATTATTCTGCAAAGATGGGTATGCTAGTGATTTCATCAAAGTTGGTTGTCTGGATGTTAGCTGTTCTGTTGTTGGCTGTAACGCCACCATTGCTTCTCTACAA GGATAAGTCAAGGACAGCCTCAAAGATGCAAACCTGGCAAGGTTATACACACACAGGTGTGGTTTccttatcagtttggttttGTCGTGAAACAATCTTTGAAGCCTTGCAAAGGTGGAATGGAAGAGCTCCCTCTGATGGCCTACTCTTGGGCTTCTGTATTGTCTTGATGGGCTTGGCTTGTGTCCCTATTGTGGCTCTCCACTTCTCTCATGTCTTG CTTTCGATTTTCTCAATGGATACGTGA
- the LOC112200801 gene encoding uncharacterized protein LOC112200801 isoform X2: protein MAGSSNTEAHTGWTMLNILHVCTSTLWWVTKNPNQLRGIQVMNGVVALVVVVICLEVRAVFHSFGEYIQVPPHLNYLLVTTTMLGGAAGAGAYALGMISDAFSCLAFTALAIVVSAAGAIIVGFPVLFLPLPSVAGFYLARFFTKKSVPSYFAFVVLGSLMVTWFEMHNFWDLNIWMAGMSLKSFCKLVILNVVLALTIPGLALLPSKLHFLIEIGLVTQALLLCHIENRFFNYSGIYYYGFEDDVMYPSYMVLVTTFVGLALVRRLSADHRIGAKVVWILTCHYSAKMGMLVISSKLVVWMLAVLLLAVTPPLLLYKDKSRTASKMQTWQGYTHTGVVSLSVWFCRETIFEALQRWNGRAPSDGLLLGFCIVLMGLACVPIVALHFSHVLLSIFSMDT from the exons ATGGCTGGTAGTTCCAATACTGAAGCACATACTGGGTGGACCATGTTGAACATTCTACATGTGTGTACATCTACCCTCTGGTGGGTCACTAAGAATCCGAACCAGCTACGAGGAATTCAAGTCATGAATGGCGTCGTTGCTTTGGTGGTTGTTGTAATATGTTTGGAGGTTAGAGCTGTTTTCCATTCATTTGGGGAATACATTCAGGTGCCTCCGCATTTGAATTACCTTTTGGTGACAACAACAATGCTTGGAGGTGCAGCTGGAGCTGGTGCCTATGCGCTGGGTATGATATCTGATGCCTTCAGCTGCCTGGCTTTCACTGCTTTGGCTATTGTAGTTAGTGCTGCTGGAGCTATCATTGTAGGATTTCCTGTTTTG TTCCTTCCACTGCCTTCAGTTGCTGGCTTCTATTTGGCTCGCTTTTTTACAAAGAAGAGTGTTCCATCCTACTTTGCTTTTGTTGTGCTTGGGAGCCTGATGGTTACATGGTTTGAAATGCACAATTTCTGGGATCTAAATATTTGGATGGCAGGCATGTCCCTGAAATCCTTCTGCAAACTTGTTATTTTGAATGTTGTCTTGGCCTTGACTATTCCTGGTCTAGCTCTACTTCCTTCGAAGCTCCACTTTTTGATAGAGATTGGTTTAGTCACTCAAGCATTGCTCTTATGTCACATTGAGAACCGATTTTTTAATTACTCTGGGATATATTATTATGGATTTGAGGATGATGTAATGTATCCAAGCTACATGGTTCTCGTGACAACATTTGTGGGTTTAGCTTTGGTGAGAAGACTATCTGCGGATCATCGAATTGGTGCGAAGGTAGTTTGGATTTTGACATGTCATTATTCTGCAAAGATGGGTATGCTAGTGATTTCATCAAAGTTGGTTGTCTGGATGTTAGCTGTTCTGTTGTTGGCTGTAACGCCACCATTGCTTCTCTACAA GGATAAGTCAAGGACAGCCTCAAAGATGCAAACCTGGCAAGGTTATACACACACAGGTGTGGTTTccttatcagtttggttttGTCGTGAAACAATCTTTGAAGCCTTGCAAAGGTGGAATGGAAGAGCTCCCTCTGATGGCCTACTCTTGGGCTTCTGTATTGTCTTGATGGGCTTGGCTTGTGTCCCTATTGTGGCTCTCCACTTCTCTCATGTCTTG CTTTCGATTTTCTCAATGGATACGTGA